Proteins encoded in a region of the Raphanus sativus cultivar WK10039 chromosome 8, ASM80110v3, whole genome shotgun sequence genome:
- the LOC108819185 gene encoding uncharacterized protein LOC108819185, with protein MLLRRATAALPKTLQNLRLFSPAATSALALDHTLDTQLDYLPGFPRPDAKHAETILAVPRSDSGKNISAKERKAGRVPSIIFEQEDGQHGGNKRLVSVETNQIRKLVTHLGYSFFLSRLFDVEVRSEIGSDEVVEKVRALPRSIHLHSGSDAPLNVTFIRAPPGTLLKVDIPLVFIGDDVSPGLKKGASLNTIKRTVKFLCPAEIIPPYIEVDLSLLDVGQKLVAGDLKVHPALKLIRPKDEPIVKIAGGRVSDQQKDQQKKDQPKKDQAKK; from the exons ATGTTGCTCCGTCGTGCAACCGCCGCACTACCCAAAACCCTACAAAACCTCCGGCTATTCTCCCCGGCGGCGACCTCCGCGTTAGCCCTCGACCACACCCTAGATACCCAACTAGACTACCTCCCCGGGTTCCCTCGACCCGATGCTAAACACGCGGAGACGATCCTAGCCGTTCCTCGGTCCGACTCCGGTAAGAACATATCCGCGAAAGAGCGTAAAGCGGGTCGGGTCCCTTCGATCATATTCGAGCAGGAGGATGGTCAGCACGGAGGGAACAAGAGGCTCGTCTCGGTTGAGACGAATCAGATCAGGAAGCTGGTGACTCATCTGGGTTACTCCTTCTTCCTCTCGAGGCTATTCGATGTCGAGGTTAGGTCTGAGATTGGTTCCGATGAGGTCGTTGAGAAAGTCAGGGCCTTGCCCAGATCG attcatTTGCACTCTGGAAGTGATGCGCCGCTGAATGTGACGTTTATAAGAGCTCCTCCTGGTACTCTGTTGAAGGTTGATATCCCTCTTGTGTTTATTGGAGATGATGTTTCTCCTGGGTTGAAGAAAG GAGCATCTCTGAATACGATCAAAAGAACGGTGAAGTTCCTATGTCCGGCAGAGATCATCCCTCCATATATAGAAGTAGATCTCAGTCTACTCGACGTTGGACAAAAGCTAGTAGCGGGAGACCTCAAGGTTCACCCGGCGCTAAAGCTAATAAGGCCCAAAGACGAACCAATTGTTAAGATCGCCGGAGGACGTGTCAGTGACCAGCAAAAGGACCAGCAAAAGAAGGACCAGCCAAAGAAAGACCAAGCAAAGAAATAA
- the LOC108819028 gene encoding CMP-sialic acid transporter 4 codes for MEYRKIKDDDKDDHDVASDLESLKGKSHTVAASNIALATLGSGGSTERINWKRKGVVTCALTILTSSQAILIVWSKRAGKYEYSVTTANFLVETLKCALSLLALTRIWNNDGVTDDNRLSTTYDEVKVFPIPAALYLFKNLLQYYIFAYVDAPGYQILKNLNIISTGVLYRIILKKKLSEIQWAGFILLCCGCTTAQLNSNSDRVLQTSLPGWIMAIIMALLSGFAGVYTEAIIKKRPSRNINVQNFWLYVFGMAFNAVAIVIQDFDAVANKGFFHGYSFITVLMILNHALSGIAVSMVMKYADNIVKVYSTSVAMLLTAVVSVFLFNFHLSLAFFLGSTVVSVSVYLHSAGKLR; via the exons ATGGAATATCGCAAAATCAAAGATGACGACAAG GACGATCACGACGTCGCTTCTGATCTCGAGAGCTTGAAAGGAAAATCTCACACCG TTGCGGCGAGTAACATTGCTCTGGCTACTCTTGGTAGTGGTGGATCCACTGAGCGTATAAACTGGAAACGAAA GGGTGTAGTCACATGTGCACTGACTATTCTCACGAGTTCTCAAGCCATACTCATCGTTTGGTCCAAGCGAGCTGGCAAGTATGAGTACAGTGTTACCACCGCCAACTTCTTG GTTGAGACTCTGAAATGTGCGTTGTCTCTACTTGCATTGACAAGAATATGGAACAACGATGGTGTTACTGACGACAATAG GTTAAGCACAACATATGACGAAGTTAAAGTCTTCCCCATTCCTGCAGCTTTGTATCTTTTCAAGAATCTCTTACAG TATTATATTTTTGCATACGTAGATGCCCCAGGCTATCAGATATTGAAGAACCTGAACATCATAAGTACTGGTGTCTTGTACAGGATTATACTGAAGAAAAA GTTGAGCGAGATTCAGTGGGCGGGCTTCATCCTGTTGTGTTGTGGATGCACCACTGCTCAGTTGAATTCAAA TTCTGATCGTGTACTTCAGACATCTCTTCCCGGTTGGATTATGGCAATT ATTATGGCTCTTTTAAGTGGTTTCGCCGGAGTGTACACAGAG GCTATTATAAAAAAGCGGCCGTCAAGGAATATAAATGTACAGAACTTCTGGCTATATGTCTTTGGGATGGCTTTCAATGCTGTTGCTATAGTGATCCAAGATTTCGATGCCGTTGCTAATAA GGGATTCTTCCATGGTTACTCATTCATAACAGTACTCATGATTCTTAACCATGCTCTCAG tGGCATTGCTGTGTCAATGGTGATGAAATATGCAGACAATATCGTAAAG GTGTATTCAACATCAGTGGCAATGCTTCTCACGGCGGTTGTCTCTGTATTCCTCTTCAATTTTCATCTCTCACTTGCCTTCTTTTTGGGCTCAAC GGTTGTCTCTGTTTCAGTATATTTGCACTCAGCCGGGAAGCTACGATAG
- the LOC108819029 gene encoding tetraketide alpha-pyrone reductase 1 has protein sequence MDQTKGKVCVTGASGFLASWLVKRLLLEGYEVTGTVRDPGNGKKLAHLWKLEGAKERLRLVKADLMEDGSFDNAIMGCQGVFHTASPVLKPTSNPEEEILKPAIEGTLNVLRSCGKNQSLKRVVLTSSSSTVRIRDDFDPNIPLDESVWTSVELCKRFQVWYALSKTLAEQAAWKYCEENGLDLVTVLPSFLIGPSLPPDLCSTASDVLGLLKGETEKFQWHGQMGYVHIDDVARTHILVFEREAAHGRYICSSKVVSLEELVSFLSTRYPSLPIPKRFEELYRLHYNLDTSKIKSLGLEFKSLEEMFDDCIASLVEQGYLSHVVS, from the exons ATGGATCAAACCAAAGGAAAAGTTTGTGTGACTGGAGCTTCAGGATTCTTAGCTTCTTGGCTTGTGAAGAGGCTTCTCCTTGAGGGGTATGAAGTTACAGGAACAGTCAGAGATCCAG GGAATGGGAAGAAGCTTGCACACCTTTGGAAACTGGAAGGGGCAAAGGAGAGACTAAGGTTGGTGAAGGCTGATTTAATGGAAGATGGAAGTTTTGATAACGCTATAATGGGATGCCAAGGAGTTTTCCATACTGCTTCTCCTGTTCTCAAACCTACCTCTAATCCAGAG GAGGAGATTTTGAAACCAGCTATAGAGGGCACACTGAATGTACTGAGATCATGCGGGAAGAATCAGTCTTTGAAGCGTGTAGTTCTCACCTCATCCTCTTCAACAGTCAGGATCAGAGATGATTTTGATCCTAACATCCCTCTTGATGAATCAGTTTGGACCTCTGTTGAACTTTGCAAGCGTTTCCAG gtgTGGTATGCTTTATCAAAGACATTAGCCGAACAAGCTGCATGGAAATACTGTGAAGAGAATGGTCTTGACCTTGTAACTGTTCTACCATCCTTCCTCATCGGACCAAGCCTGCCTCCTGATCTGTGCTCTACAGCATCCGATGTCCTCGGGTTGTTGAAAG GAGAAACAGAGAAGTTCCAGTGGCATGGACAGATGGGGTATGTTCATATCGATGATGTGGCAAGAACCCACATTCTTGTTTTCGAACGCGAAGCAGCTCACGGAAGATACATTTGCAGCTCTAAAGTTGTCTCTCTAGAGGAACTGGTTTCCTTCTTATCCACACGTTACCCATCACTCCCTATCCCCAAGAG GTTTGAGGAACTATATAGGCTGCATTACAACTTGGACACTTCGAAGATAAAGAGTCTTGGGCTCGAGTTCAAGTCCCTTGAAGAGATGTTTGATGACTGCATTGCCTCACTTGTGGAGCAAGGCTATTTATCTCATGTAGTTTCTTAA
- the LOC108819555 gene encoding ankyrin repeat domain-containing protein 2A has protein sequence MASNPDKNLSPSDDKPETTEENQSPKPESEKKSPKPEPAASGSSPSSANPAMNLNAFDFSNMAGILNDPSIRELAEQIAKDPAFNQLAEQLQGSIPNAAQGGGGGFPNIDPEHYINTMQQVMHNPEFQTMAERLGQALVQDPQMSPFLEAFSNPETAEHFTERMARMKQDPELKPILDEIDAGGPSAMMKYWNDKDVLKKLGEAMGMPIAGLPDQAASAEPAEVAEEGEEEESIVHQTASLGDVEGLKNALASGGNKDEEDSEGRTALHFACGYGELKCAQVLIDAGASVNAVDKNKNTPLHYAAGYGRKECVTLLLENGAAVTLQNLDEKTPIDVAKLNNQLDVVKLLEKDAFL, from the exons ATGGCTTCCAATCCAGACAAGAATCTGTCTCCTTCAG ATGATAAGCCGGAAACGACGGAGGAGAACCAGAGTCCTAAACCGGAATCAGAGAAGAAGAGTCCTAAACCGGAACCAGCAGCCTCTGGGAGTTCACCTTCATCAGCTAACCCTGCTATGAATTTAAATGCTTTTGATTTCTCTAATATGGCTGGTATCCTCAAC GACCCAAGCATCAGAGAATTGGCTGAGCAGATTGCTAAAGATCCTGCCTTTAACCAGTTAGCTGAGCAGCTTCAGGGATCTATTCCAAACGCAGCTCAAGGTGGAGGAGGTGGATTCCCTAACATTGATCCGGAACATTATATCAATACGATGCAGCAGGTTATGCATAACCCTGAGTTTCAGACTATGGCTGAGCGTCTTGGTCAAGCCTTAGTGCAG gATCCACAAATGTCTCCTTTCTTGGAGGCCTTCTCAAACCCTGAAACAGCAGAGCATTTTACTGAGCGTATGGCGCGGATGAAACAAGATCCTGAGTTGAAACCTATACTTGATGAGATTGATGCTGGTGGTCCTTCTGCCATGATGAA GTACTGGAATGATAAAGATGTACTGAAAAAGCTGGGTGAAGCAATGGGTATGCCTATTGCTGGCTTGCCAGACCAGGCTGCTTCAGCTGAACCTGCCGAGGTAGCAGAAGAAGGCGAAGAAGAAGAGTCTATTGTTCATCAAACTGCCAGTCTTGGTGATGTTGAG GGTTTGAAAAATGCTTTGGCATCTGGTGGTaacaaagatgaagaagattctGAGGGAAGGACAGCATTGCATTTTGCTTGTGGATACGGCGAG TTGAAATGTGCTCAAGTTCTTATCGATGCTGGAGCAAGTGTTAACGCTGTTGACAAAAACAAGAACACGCCTCTGCATTACGCTGCTGGTTACGGGAGGAAAGAGTGTGTAACCCTTCTTCTTGAGAATGGTGCTGCAGT GACTTTACAAAACCTAGACGAGAAGACACCCATTGATGTGGCGAAGCTGAACAACCAGCTCGATGTGGTGAAGCTGCTCGAGAAGGATGCTTTCCTTTGA